From a single Paenibacillus sp. FSL R5-0345 genomic region:
- a CDS encoding NAD-dependent epimerase/dehydratase family protein: MKILITGEKSYIGKKFGLWLSQWPEDYEIDFIPVRDEKWREKDFSQFDVLFHVAALVHRKEKSSMHDLYYTINKELTIELSKKAKKDGVKQFVFLSTMAVYGLEGSMKKNIVINKNTKENPNTLYGETKLQAEKELLKMEDNDYIISIIRPPMIYGPNCPGNFKKLKRLVLASPIFPKIRSKRSMLYIDNLSDFIRVLINKKKSGVFHPQNPEYIDIQEMIKAIALNNNKKIYLSEILAKMILLLPSLKIANKLFGSLVYDFELTDTEIITTSDFLDTIKKSN, translated from the coding sequence ATGAAGATACTTATTACAGGTGAAAAAAGCTATATTGGTAAGAAATTCGGATTATGGTTAAGTCAATGGCCAGAAGACTATGAAATTGATTTTATTCCAGTCAGGGATGAAAAATGGAGAGAGAAAGATTTCTCACAATTTGACGTTCTTTTTCATGTGGCTGCTCTAGTACATAGAAAAGAAAAGTCCTCAATGCATGATTTATACTACACTATAAATAAGGAACTGACGATTGAACTCTCAAAAAAAGCGAAAAAAGATGGAGTAAAACAATTTGTTTTTTTGAGTACTATGGCAGTCTACGGACTAGAAGGTAGCATGAAAAAAAATATTGTAATTAATAAAAATACTAAAGAAAATCCTAATACATTATATGGAGAAACTAAGCTTCAAGCAGAGAAAGAACTTTTAAAAATGGAAGATAATGACTATATAATTTCAATTATTAGACCGCCAATGATTTATGGACCGAACTGTCCAGGTAATTTCAAAAAATTGAAGCGCTTAGTTCTTGCTTCCCCTATTTTTCCGAAAATCAGAAGTAAGAGAAGTATGCTATATATAGATAATTTAAGTGATTTCATACGAGTTTTAATTAATAAAAAGAAATCTGGAGTTTTTCACCCACAGAATCCTGAGTATATTGATATTCAAGAGATGATAAAGGCAATTGCACTAAATAATAATAAAAAAATTTATCTCTCAGAGATACTTGCAAAAATGATTTTATTATTGCCTTCTTTAAAAATTGCTAACAAGCTATTTGGCTCACTAGTTTACGATTTTGAACTTACTGATACTGAGATAATTACTACTAGTGATTTTTTGGATACAATTAAAAAAAGTAACTAA